The following proteins come from a genomic window of Polyangiaceae bacterium:
- a CDS encoding M36 family metallopeptidase, which translates to MRAYTLASIVPLLLLSSTALAAPSKILTGPFAATPSKDVVSTARAAVTPSAHGATLEYRSVTADVGTSRVVRFAQTHQGVPVLFRGAGVVLRKDGTPAFAVVRTEDQLPSTSPAISEAQALADATSLAKLTAKPGDARLTIYPTASGPRLSWVVVPSARLSGVPWVPVVIIDAQSGERIAAWNAARFAGAAKVYASNPVASPSLMDVTLPVGTGETTLTNATVQSLNCVDTKQAKDISISGFNLKVHVCELKQLAAADSNGDFLDAPGADKEPEDSFSEISMFYHVNVAYDFFTAMGMTELSTKPLPTVSNLMLPDGVQTFDTTKMADPNLPFVPFQNAFFAPANPLFSGIFGLTGAAMWFGQGPARDYSYDGDVVYHEFTHAVVDHTLKLVGTYHADEQGLSSSPGAMNEGLADYFSSAITGDPKVGEYASQDLAPGLPAIRDLSNKNTCPANITGEVHSDSQFWSAALWAARSGLSAADQPKFDKAIFDVMAASPGGDLGFDELAQLFITSVKTAIDQTAADALQKEMTDRGVLPGCQRVLEYADKPINGADPFLGGAFWAPGTQDAAISGAPYAPGVLQFHASFPGATQMTVSFNEVQTGGGGSSPFGGGTPFTPQIVVRFGNDPITFDYSSGLSATADATTDAPIAGGKGSATFEVPEGATSAYVMIVNGGQSSGGYKNVDFAFEGAPQADAGVGDGGVPEGGADAGASPTPKASEDDSGCGCRVAGQSQRSSAFALLLAALGLAFARRRR; encoded by the coding sequence ATGCGCGCGTACACCCTGGCTTCGATCGTCCCGTTGCTCTTGCTCTCGTCCACGGCCCTCGCGGCGCCGTCGAAGATCCTGACGGGGCCGTTTGCGGCGACTCCGAGCAAGGACGTGGTTTCCACGGCGCGTGCCGCGGTGACGCCATCGGCCCACGGTGCCACGCTCGAATATCGCAGCGTGACGGCGGACGTCGGGACCAGCCGTGTCGTGCGCTTCGCGCAGACCCATCAAGGAGTGCCCGTGCTGTTCCGCGGCGCCGGCGTCGTACTCCGCAAGGACGGCACTCCAGCCTTCGCCGTGGTGCGCACGGAAGACCAGCTGCCGAGCACGTCGCCGGCTATCTCGGAAGCTCAGGCTCTCGCGGATGCCACCTCGCTCGCCAAGCTCACGGCCAAGCCGGGCGACGCGCGCCTCACCATTTATCCAACGGCTAGCGGGCCGCGGCTTTCGTGGGTGGTCGTGCCCAGCGCGCGCCTGTCGGGCGTGCCCTGGGTGCCCGTCGTGATCATCGATGCGCAGAGCGGCGAGCGCATTGCGGCCTGGAATGCAGCGCGCTTCGCCGGCGCCGCCAAGGTGTATGCGTCCAATCCCGTCGCTTCGCCCAGCCTCATGGACGTCACGCTGCCCGTAGGAACGGGCGAAACCACCCTCACGAACGCCACGGTTCAGTCGCTGAACTGCGTGGACACCAAGCAAGCGAAGGACATCAGCATCAGCGGGTTCAACCTGAAGGTGCACGTGTGCGAGCTGAAGCAGTTGGCCGCCGCCGACAGCAACGGCGACTTTCTCGATGCGCCCGGGGCGGACAAGGAGCCCGAGGATTCGTTCAGCGAGATCAGCATGTTCTACCACGTGAACGTCGCCTACGACTTCTTCACGGCGATGGGCATGACGGAGCTATCCACCAAACCGTTGCCCACGGTCTCGAACCTCATGCTGCCGGACGGCGTGCAGACCTTCGACACCACCAAGATGGCGGATCCCAACCTGCCCTTCGTGCCATTCCAGAACGCGTTCTTCGCGCCCGCCAATCCGCTGTTCTCCGGCATCTTCGGACTCACCGGCGCGGCCATGTGGTTCGGTCAAGGTCCGGCGCGGGACTACTCCTACGACGGTGACGTCGTCTATCACGAGTTCACCCACGCGGTGGTGGATCACACCCTGAAGCTGGTGGGCACCTACCACGCGGACGAACAAGGCTTGTCGTCGTCGCCCGGTGCCATGAACGAGGGGCTCGCGGACTACTTCTCGTCGGCAATCACCGGTGATCCGAAGGTGGGGGAGTACGCATCGCAAGATCTGGCGCCCGGCCTGCCCGCGATTCGCGATCTGTCCAACAAGAACACGTGCCCCGCGAACATCACAGGCGAGGTGCACTCGGACTCGCAGTTCTGGTCGGCCGCGCTGTGGGCGGCGCGCAGCGGGCTCTCGGCAGCGGATCAACCCAAGTTCGACAAGGCCATCTTCGACGTGATGGCGGCCTCCCCAGGCGGAGATCTCGGCTTCGACGAGCTGGCCCAGCTGTTCATCACCTCCGTGAAGACGGCCATCGATCAGACTGCCGCCGACGCGCTCCAGAAAGAGATGACGGATCGCGGCGTGTTGCCCGGCTGCCAGCGTGTGCTCGAGTACGCCGACAAGCCAATCAACGGCGCCGACCCGTTCCTCGGCGGTGCGTTCTGGGCGCCGGGCACGCAAGACGCTGCCATCAGCGGCGCGCCGTACGCGCCCGGCGTGCTCCAGTTCCACGCGTCCTTTCCGGGCGCTACGCAGATGACCGTCAGCTTCAACGAGGTACAGACCGGAGGCGGCGGGAGCTCGCCCTTCGGCGGCGGTACTCCTTTCACTCCGCAGATCGTCGTGCGCTTCGGCAACGATCCGATCACCTTCGATTACTCGTCGGGGTTGTCCGCCACCGCGGACGCCACGACGGACGCGCCCATCGCCGGGGGCAAGGGCTCCGCCACCTTCGAGGTTCCGGAAGGCGCCACCAGCGCGTACGTGATGATCGTGAATGGCGGTCAATCCTCCGGCGGCTACAAGAACGTCGACTTCGCCTTCGAGGGCGCGCCGCAAGCAGACGCCGGGGTGGGGGATGGCGGAGTGCCGGAAGGCGGCGCCGACGCGGGCGCGAGCCCCACGCCCAAGGCCAGCGAGGACGACAGCGGCTGTGGCTGTCGCGTTGCGGGACAAAGCCAGCGAAGCTCGGCCTTTGCGCTGCTTCTCGCCGCGTTGGGCCTGGCGTTCGCACGGCGCCGGCGCTGA
- a CDS encoding DUF952 domain-containing protein, whose translation MRVELFHITTRAEWDAARASGAYRAPSLETEGFIHLSTAEQWRRVARERFADRRDLVLLRIDAARLSHPVHFEAADGDHFPHLYGELEASAVLDARLLSVSIDGDAALQ comes from the coding sequence CTGAGGGTGGAGCTGTTCCACATCACGACGCGCGCGGAGTGGGACGCCGCGCGCGCATCCGGTGCGTACCGCGCGCCGAGCCTCGAGACGGAGGGCTTCATTCACTTGTCCACCGCGGAGCAGTGGCGCCGCGTCGCCCGCGAGCGCTTCGCTGATCGCCGCGACTTGGTCCTGCTGCGCATCGATGCCGCGCGCCTGTCACATCCCGTGCACTTCGAAGCCGCCGACGGCGATCACTTTCCGCACCTGTACGGTGAGCTGGAGGCGAGCGCCGTGTTGGATGCGCGCTTGTTGTCCGTGTCCATCGACGGTGACGCCGCGCTTCAGTGA
- a CDS encoding HNH endonuclease, translating to MTARTLVLTSWYFPHKIVCWQDAITLMYLGKVDVVASYDEEIRSPSTTLRTPAVVRLKRMTRAQKHGVKFSRMNVYLRDDFTCAYCGKRFAMSQLTYDHVLPRCRGGKTAWDNIVTACRPCNSRKADKTPDQAGMWPRTRPIRPKSLPFAPPLFDPKTAPPEWQDYCAVIPRMGVA from the coding sequence ATGACCGCGAGAACCCTGGTCCTGACTTCCTGGTACTTTCCGCACAAGATCGTGTGTTGGCAGGACGCCATCACGCTGATGTACCTGGGCAAGGTGGACGTGGTCGCCTCGTACGACGAGGAGATCCGGTCCCCCTCCACGACCCTGCGGACGCCGGCTGTCGTGCGCCTGAAGCGCATGACCCGCGCGCAGAAGCACGGCGTGAAGTTCTCGCGGATGAACGTCTACCTGCGTGACGACTTCACGTGTGCCTACTGCGGCAAGCGTTTCGCAATGTCGCAGCTGACCTACGACCACGTGCTGCCGCGCTGCCGCGGTGGCAAGACGGCGTGGGACAACATCGTGACCGCTTGCCGTCCGTGCAACTCGCGGAAGGCAGACAAGACGCCCGATCAGGCAGGCATGTGGCCGCGAACGCGGCCAATCCGGCCGAAGTCGCTGCCCTTCGCTCCGCCGCTCTTCGACCCGAAGACGGCGCCGCCGGAGTGGCAGGACTACTGCGCGGTGATCCCGCGCATGGGCGTCGCTTGA
- a CDS encoding VWA domain-containing protein — MTTQHPLPESQMGPAEKLLDLVLSSSAHLWHNRPGLDVGGTWQPRRRAQRGAARQGVPVRPGLFVPAAATLYSKLLEIYDLNVDLMAHFASYALKETDWRDLKVATAALMLVQQRSGQPVHDDDGTVAFYDDDFRRIGEAMVLFYEKKSPRMMTPKGVLRIAELLEAPEIVELNRLAGFGDPAAKKAPLGRWKRAADKWLRVREANRPLLEGLVSAGYKETIKKIARKVGYKPDSQAFFEILGWKQKQSAGGHRSVGLENLVLEKRERFDGLSEAEICETIESQRLEYKDVVGRLPKDIGLTPAIMVALLSTLSDRDLRILTPTLEELGLLTEPEIRERWEKAIESSTDQRSLNIAKNVRDQSVREKLEEAADNAAKKAVEEATREVDVRVMFLIDKSGSMQGAIEQSKEALSRILAGFPEGKVHIASFDTMGTVLRPKAPSRAAVQHMLSGIRAEGGTLHSAGVYALSRQGVRIPPDAKLVVIVVGDEAGESGGNFAESFQRAGYEPSAMALMVNVAVSRGSTVRSAAEALSIPFSQVTIEQFDDPYQVPRVLKALLDAPRSAPKQQFGWVERVMATPLLEL, encoded by the coding sequence ATGACGACCCAGCACCCGCTTCCGGAATCTCAGATGGGGCCGGCGGAGAAGTTGCTCGATCTCGTGCTCTCCTCCTCGGCACACTTGTGGCACAACCGTCCGGGCTTGGACGTCGGCGGCACATGGCAGCCGCGCCGGCGTGCTCAGCGGGGCGCGGCGCGCCAGGGCGTGCCGGTGCGTCCCGGCTTGTTCGTGCCGGCCGCCGCCACGCTCTACTCCAAGCTGCTCGAGATCTACGATCTGAACGTGGATCTCATGGCCCACTTCGCCAGCTACGCCCTGAAGGAAACGGACTGGCGTGACTTGAAGGTGGCTACCGCGGCGCTGATGCTGGTGCAGCAGCGCTCGGGCCAGCCGGTGCATGACGACGACGGCACGGTGGCCTTCTACGACGACGACTTCCGTCGCATCGGCGAGGCCATGGTGCTCTTCTACGAGAAGAAGTCGCCGCGCATGATGACGCCAAAGGGCGTGCTTCGCATTGCGGAGCTGCTCGAGGCGCCGGAGATCGTCGAGCTGAACCGCTTGGCGGGTTTCGGCGACCCGGCGGCCAAGAAGGCTCCGCTCGGTCGTTGGAAGCGCGCGGCGGACAAGTGGCTTCGTGTGCGCGAGGCCAACCGTCCGCTGCTCGAAGGCCTGGTATCTGCCGGCTACAAGGAGACCATCAAGAAGATCGCCCGCAAGGTCGGCTACAAGCCGGATAGCCAGGCGTTCTTCGAGATCCTCGGCTGGAAGCAGAAGCAGTCGGCTGGCGGCCACCGCAGCGTGGGCCTCGAAAACCTCGTGCTCGAGAAGCGCGAGCGCTTCGATGGCCTCAGCGAGGCGGAAATCTGCGAGACCATCGAGTCTCAGCGCCTCGAGTACAAGGACGTGGTGGGCCGCCTGCCGAAGGACATCGGTCTCACCCCGGCCATCATGGTGGCGCTGCTCTCCACGCTGTCGGATCGCGACCTGCGCATCCTGACTCCCACGCTGGAGGAGCTCGGGCTCTTGACGGAGCCGGAGATCCGCGAGCGCTGGGAAAAGGCCATCGAGAGCAGCACGGATCAGCGTTCGCTCAACATCGCGAAGAACGTTCGCGACCAGAGCGTACGCGAGAAGCTGGAGGAGGCCGCCGACAACGCTGCCAAGAAGGCGGTGGAGGAGGCGACCCGCGAGGTGGACGTTCGCGTCATGTTCCTGATCGACAAGTCGGGCAGCATGCAGGGCGCGATCGAGCAGTCCAAGGAGGCGCTGTCCCGCATTTTGGCCGGTTTCCCGGAAGGCAAAGTCCACATCGCGAGCTTCGACACCATGGGTACGGTGCTTCGGCCCAAGGCTCCGAGCCGCGCCGCCGTGCAGCACATGCTGAGCGGCATCCGCGCGGAAGGTGGCACCCTGCACTCGGCGGGCGTGTACGCGCTGAGCCGGCAGGGTGTCCGCATTCCGCCGGACGCGAAGCTGGTGGTCATCGTGGTCGGTGACGAAGCGGGAGAGAGCGGCGGAAACTTCGCCGAGAGCTTCCAGCGTGCCGGCTACGAGCCGAGCGCCATGGCGCTGATGGTCAACGTGGCAGTTTCGCGCGGCAGTACCGTGCGGAGCGCTGCGGAGGCTCTGAGCATTCCGTTCAGCCAGGTCACGATCGAGCAGTTCGACGATCCATACCAGGTGCCACGGGTGCTCAAGGCCTTGCTGGACGCGCCGCGCTCGGCGCCGAAGCAGCAGTTCGGCTGGGTGGAACGCGTGATGGCGACGCCCCTGTTGGAGCTGTGA
- a CDS encoding ThiF family adenylyltransferase, producing the protein MRIVFCGVGALGSLTALLCRNLDAALAFVDFDRVESKNLLSQAFVKQSVGKNKAEALKLQLWNFHGIKAEAFGVRLSEDNADALLSSADLIVDGFDNAKSRRLLSDYARKHEKALVHGAISADGTFGIVRWDERFTADEEDEEGQATCEGGEHLPLIGLVTATLARSVQDFVRTGDRHDYMVSLSGVQQT; encoded by the coding sequence ATGCGCATCGTATTCTGCGGCGTAGGCGCCCTCGGCTCGCTCACCGCTCTATTGTGCCGGAACCTGGATGCCGCCCTGGCGTTCGTGGACTTCGATCGCGTGGAGTCCAAGAACCTCCTGTCGCAAGCCTTCGTGAAGCAGTCCGTTGGCAAGAACAAGGCGGAAGCGCTGAAGCTCCAGCTGTGGAACTTCCACGGTATCAAGGCCGAGGCCTTCGGCGTGCGTCTTTCCGAGGACAACGCGGACGCGCTCTTGAGCTCGGCGGATCTCATCGTAGACGGTTTCGACAACGCGAAGAGCCGCCGACTGCTCAGCGACTACGCGCGGAAGCACGAGAAAGCCTTGGTTCACGGGGCCATTTCCGCGGACGGAACTTTCGGAATCGTGCGCTGGGACGAGCGCTTCACGGCGGACGAAGAGGACGAAGAGGGGCAAGCCACCTGCGAGGGCGGTGAGCACCTGCCGCTCATCGGTCTCGTCACGGCCACGCTGGCCCGCTCGGTCCAGGACTTCGTGCGCACTGGGGATCGCCACGACTACATGGTGAGCCTCAGCGGCGTGCAGCAAACCTGA
- a CDS encoding ATP-binding protein: MMDQETHDKLLALRLRTMAQVFRELLDKPDKSLTFAEKVGIMVDREWLERDNRRTGRRVKEAKLPVNGVLEEVVADAGRGLDKAVLRSLSTCGWIRAKQNVIVLGATGVGKSFLGCALANAACRQGFRALYVRVPRLVHQLSMARADGSYASELGRLSRFDVLVLDDFLIAPMKDTERRDLLEVLEDRYDHSSTVITSQVPTKTWHEMLSDPTIADAICDRLVHNAHVLTLRGQSMRRKKGLAPTDTPPSTTT; the protein is encoded by the coding sequence ATGATGGACCAAGAAACTCATGACAAGCTGCTCGCGCTGCGGCTGCGCACGATGGCGCAGGTGTTCCGCGAGCTACTCGACAAGCCCGACAAGAGCCTGACCTTCGCCGAGAAGGTCGGCATCATGGTCGACCGCGAGTGGCTCGAGCGCGACAACCGCAGGACCGGACGCCGCGTGAAGGAAGCCAAGCTCCCCGTCAACGGTGTGCTCGAAGAGGTCGTCGCCGACGCCGGCCGCGGCCTCGACAAGGCCGTTCTCCGCTCGCTCTCGACATGCGGGTGGATCAGAGCCAAGCAAAACGTGATCGTCCTGGGGGCTACCGGTGTTGGCAAGAGCTTCCTTGGCTGCGCTCTCGCCAATGCAGCGTGCCGCCAGGGCTTCCGTGCGCTGTACGTCCGCGTTCCTCGGCTCGTTCACCAGCTCTCGATGGCGCGTGCCGATGGCAGCTACGCTTCAGAGCTCGGGCGGCTCTCACGCTTCGATGTGCTCGTGCTCGATGACTTTCTGATCGCGCCCATGAAGGACACGGAGCGACGGGATCTTCTCGAGGTCCTGGAAGATCGCTACGACCACTCATCCACTGTCATCACTTCGCAAGTGCCGACGAAAACTTGGCACGAGATGCTTTCCGATCCGACCATTGCCGACGCGATCTGCGATCGCCTCGTACACAACGCTCACGTCCTCACGCTGCGCGGACAGTCCATGCGGAGGAAGAAAGGGCTCGCTCCCACCGACACCCCGCCATCCACTACCACCTGA
- a CDS encoding IS21 family transposase: protein MSTRHTMRKIREVLRLRHECGCTQRQIQASTGLSKGSVGGYLKRARDAGVGWEVAREMSDAELEARLFKAIGRLEPAGRAAIDFEWVHREMRKTGVTLQTLWVEYQETTRLRGDALRPYQYSQFCDVYSAWKSKLAITMRQTHRAGEKSFVDFSGKKPRLIDASTGEVKDVELFVMLLGASSYTYAEATATQSAADFIDATVRGFEYFGCVPEILVPDQLRAAVTGPDRYDPDINPAYLEMAQHYGVAVVPARPGKPKDKAKVEGGVLIAQRWILAALRNRTFFSLAALNEAIWELLERLNSRPFQKLEGCRRSAFEGIDRPAMRPLPSLRFERGEWKRAKVNVDYHVAFDDRYYSAPCALIGAAVEVRATRAVVEVFNGRQRVASHVRSRAPKGTYVTCREHMPKSHREYGKWPPQRMRSWGRSMGPNVGKVVEAILGRYRNPEFGYRAVQALARDAQRVGNDRLDAACARALAISGPGGPTRRSINAILARGLESKPLPTNDPEPTDFVRHEHIRGGEYFDKETNE, encoded by the coding sequence GCGCAAGATTCGAGAAGTTCTCCGACTACGCCACGAGTGCGGATGCACGCAGCGGCAGATCCAAGCCTCGACCGGTCTCTCGAAGGGCTCGGTGGGCGGCTACCTCAAGCGAGCCCGCGACGCCGGAGTGGGCTGGGAAGTTGCACGCGAGATGAGCGACGCAGAGCTCGAGGCGCGTCTATTCAAAGCCATCGGCCGACTGGAGCCAGCAGGTCGAGCAGCGATCGACTTCGAGTGGGTGCATCGGGAGATGCGCAAGACTGGTGTGACGCTCCAGACGCTGTGGGTCGAATACCAGGAAACGACCAGGCTCCGTGGCGATGCGCTGCGGCCCTACCAGTACAGCCAGTTTTGCGACGTCTACTCTGCGTGGAAATCGAAGCTGGCGATCACGATGCGGCAAACGCACCGTGCGGGCGAGAAGTCATTCGTGGACTTCTCCGGCAAGAAGCCGAGGCTGATCGACGCCAGCACGGGCGAAGTGAAGGACGTCGAGCTGTTCGTCATGCTGCTCGGTGCGAGCAGCTACACGTACGCCGAGGCGACCGCCACACAGAGCGCAGCGGACTTCATCGACGCCACCGTGCGCGGCTTCGAGTACTTCGGCTGCGTACCGGAGATCCTCGTTCCGGATCAGCTCCGTGCCGCGGTCACGGGACCGGACCGCTACGATCCGGACATCAATCCCGCCTACCTGGAGATGGCTCAGCACTACGGCGTCGCCGTAGTTCCCGCCCGGCCCGGAAAACCAAAGGACAAAGCCAAGGTCGAGGGTGGCGTGTTGATCGCACAGCGTTGGATCCTCGCCGCGCTCCGCAACCGGACCTTCTTCAGCCTGGCGGCACTCAACGAGGCGATCTGGGAGTTGCTCGAGCGGCTCAACTCTCGGCCGTTCCAGAAACTGGAGGGCTGTCGTCGCTCTGCGTTCGAAGGCATCGACCGTCCCGCAATGCGACCGCTGCCCAGCCTACGTTTCGAGCGGGGCGAGTGGAAGCGGGCAAAGGTCAACGTCGACTACCACGTTGCATTTGACGACCGGTACTACAGCGCGCCGTGCGCGCTCATCGGCGCAGCCGTCGAGGTGCGGGCAACCCGTGCAGTCGTCGAGGTGTTTAATGGCCGCCAGCGCGTCGCTTCGCACGTTCGAAGTCGCGCTCCGAAGGGCACGTACGTGACGTGTCGTGAGCACATGCCGAAGTCCCACCGCGAGTACGGCAAGTGGCCTCCCCAGCGGATGCGATCGTGGGGCAGGAGTATGGGACCCAACGTCGGCAAGGTCGTTGAAGCCATCTTGGGCCGCTACCGTAACCCAGAGTTCGGCTACCGGGCTGTGCAAGCCCTGGCCCGCGACGCTCAGCGTGTGGGCAACGACCGGCTCGACGCCGCCTGCGCACGCGCCCTCGCAATCTCTGGCCCCGGTGGCCCAACACGCAGAAGCATCAACGCCATCCTCGCACGGGGACTGGAGTCAAAACCGTTACCGACAAACGACCCCGAGCCCACCGACTTCGTGCGCCACGAGCACATTCGTGGCGGCGAATACTTCGACAAGGAGACAAACGAATGA